One Halovivax ruber XH-70 genomic region harbors:
- a CDS encoding PAS domain S-box protein: MRDDSVVEAGAWVGLDEPISLSIVDDTAVASEVETALRSEADLHVSVETDPNDVLDALETDSTAVDCVVTGYDLPGTTGVELVSHVRAIDAELPVILVTDAGSEAIASEAISAGVTDYLSKQETARQPRTVVKRIRDAVDRRRAHRDRERHLTAIETATEGISHLDEDGRFLYVNEAYATLYGYDRADLLGESWERLYRPADVEEVREEILPEVYETGSWSGYTTGRRADGSTFVEDHNLALTADGTLVCTVHDVDARDARAAEIEERLFVDRATDLLSDVLYVVDEEGRLAWYNERLPAVSGYEPSAIDEMSVQEFFPHTERGRIEAALDAVLAGDSVVVETAIETAADERVPFEFTGDQLRDGDGTLVGVIGVGRDISARRARERKLRALNETGQELMGGETQAAVAEIGVEAARDVLGLGANAIHLYDEETGGLVPVAQTESGGELLPDPPTLEPGSSIAGRVFESGDSYASDDVRADPDVLNPATSIESEVFLPLGEYGVLIAASETPHAFDDEDVVLGEILAGSIEAALEAVERTEQLAARQRQLTAQNDRLEEFASVVSHDLRNPLQVASGQVELARETGADSDALGEAIAALDRMDALIDDLLTLSRQGETIGSLEPVVLDHLARQCWGTVDTPAATIRCDSDLVVRADRSRLRQLLENLLHNAVEHGRPIEPSDTRWMTSEGDASLTVTVGATEDGFFVADDGRGIPPDDRDRIFETGYTTSSDGTGFGMGIVRQVVDAHGWSIEVTESAGGGARFDVTGVEILE, encoded by the coding sequence ATGCGTGATGATTCGGTCGTCGAGGCTGGAGCCTGGGTAGGTCTCGATGAGCCGATTTCCCTCTCTATCGTCGACGATACCGCAGTCGCGTCCGAAGTCGAAACCGCGTTACGGAGCGAGGCCGACTTGCACGTGTCGGTCGAAACCGATCCGAACGACGTTCTCGACGCGCTTGAAACCGATTCGACTGCCGTCGATTGCGTCGTCACCGGGTACGACCTACCCGGGACGACCGGGGTCGAACTGGTATCGCACGTTCGGGCGATCGACGCGGAATTGCCCGTTATCCTGGTGACGGATGCCGGGTCCGAGGCGATAGCGAGTGAGGCGATCTCGGCTGGCGTCACCGATTACCTGTCGAAACAGGAGACGGCCCGCCAACCTCGGACGGTGGTAAAGCGCATTCGGGACGCGGTCGACCGTCGTCGCGCACACCGCGACCGAGAACGCCACCTCACCGCGATCGAAACGGCGACGGAGGGGATCAGTCACCTGGACGAAGATGGGCGGTTTCTCTACGTCAACGAGGCGTACGCCACTCTCTACGGCTACGACCGGGCCGACCTCCTCGGCGAGTCGTGGGAGCGGCTCTACCGCCCAGCTGACGTCGAGGAAGTACGCGAGGAGATTTTGCCAGAGGTGTACGAAACGGGGAGCTGGAGCGGATACACGACCGGGCGCCGCGCCGACGGGTCGACGTTCGTCGAAGATCACAATCTCGCGTTGACCGCGGACGGGACACTCGTCTGTACGGTCCACGACGTCGACGCCCGCGACGCACGGGCGGCCGAGATCGAAGAGCGCCTCTTCGTCGATCGCGCCACGGATCTCCTGAGCGACGTCCTCTACGTCGTCGACGAAGAGGGACGCCTGGCGTGGTACAACGAGCGGCTCCCGGCGGTCTCGGGATACGAACCGTCGGCGATCGACGAGATGAGCGTCCAGGAGTTCTTTCCACACACCGAGCGAGGGCGGATCGAAGCGGCACTCGACGCCGTCTTGGCTGGCGACAGCGTGGTCGTCGAAACCGCCATCGAGACCGCTGCCGACGAACGCGTCCCGTTCGAGTTCACGGGCGATCAACTCCGCGACGGCGACGGTACCCTCGTGGGCGTGATCGGCGTCGGCCGCGATATCTCGGCGCGCCGTGCTCGTGAACGAAAACTGCGTGCGCTCAACGAGACGGGCCAGGAGCTGATGGGCGGGGAGACGCAGGCGGCGGTCGCCGAAATCGGCGTCGAGGCCGCCCGCGACGTGCTCGGCCTGGGGGCAAACGCTATCCACCTCTACGACGAGGAGACGGGCGGTCTCGTCCCGGTTGCCCAGACCGAGAGCGGCGGGGAACTCCTCCCCGATCCGCCGACGCTCGAACCCGGTTCGAGTATCGCGGGGCGTGTCTTCGAATCGGGCGACTCCTACGCCTCCGACGACGTCCGGGCCGACCCGGACGTGTTGAACCCGGCGACCTCGATCGAGAGCGAGGTCTTTCTGCCCCTCGGCGAGTACGGCGTCCTCATCGCAGCGTCCGAAACGCCACACGCGTTCGACGACGAAGACGTCGTCCTCGGCGAGATTCTCGCCGGTTCGATCGAGGCGGCGCTCGAGGCGGTCGAACGGACCGAGCAACTCGCCGCCCGGCAGCGGCAACTGACGGCACAGAACGATCGTCTCGAGGAGTTCGCATCGGTCGTCAGTCACGATCTCCGCAACCCGTTGCAGGTGGCCAGCGGACAGGTCGAACTCGCACGGGAGACGGGGGCCGACAGTGACGCCCTCGGCGAAGCGATCGCGGCCCTCGACCGGATGGACGCGCTCATCGACGACCTGTTGACCCTCTCACGACAGGGTGAGACGATCGGGTCGCTGGAACCGGTGGTCCTCGACCACCTCGCCCGACAGTGCTGGGGGACCGTCGATACGCCGGCGGCGACGATCCGCTGTGATTCGGACCTGGTCGTTCGCGCCGACCGGAGCCGCCTTCGACAGTTGCTCGAAAATCTGTTGCACAACGCCGTCGAACACGGCCGTCCGATCGAGCCGTCGGACACTCGCTGGATGACTTCCGAGGGAGACGCCTCCCTCACGGTGACGGTTGGCGCCACCGAGGACGGATTCTTCGTGGCAGACGACGGGCGGGGGATTCCGCCGGACGATCGCGATCGAATCTTCGAGACCGGCTACACCACCTCGAGCGACGGGACCGGCTTCGGCATGGGAATCGTTCGACAGGTCGTCGACGCCCACGGGTGGTCCATCGAGGTAACCGAGAGCGCCGGCGGCGGCGCCCGATTCGACGTGACCGGGGTGGAGATCCTCGAGTGA